One Citricoccus sp. K5 DNA window includes the following coding sequences:
- a CDS encoding DUF485 domain-containing protein: MSSTPHPDLADNGHVDFRAVQATPQFQELRKTHRSFVFPWTVVFIVWYFLYVILAAYAPEFMSIKVLGNINLGLVIGLLQFVSTFVITGLYVAFSNKKLDPKSTAIREELEALDPSIANQSLSGSGVLTDEPTDEPTDEPTDGGQK; this comes from the coding sequence GTGTCTTCAACACCACACCCGGACCTGGCCGACAACGGCCATGTCGATTTTCGCGCCGTTCAAGCCACGCCACAGTTCCAGGAGTTGCGGAAGACCCACCGCAGCTTCGTCTTCCCGTGGACCGTGGTCTTCATCGTCTGGTACTTCCTGTACGTCATCCTCGCGGCCTACGCCCCAGAGTTCATGTCCATCAAGGTCCTCGGCAACATCAACCTGGGACTGGTGATCGGACTCCTGCAATTCGTCTCGACCTTCGTCATCACCGGGCTCTATGTGGCCTTCTCCAACAAGAAGCTGGATCCCAAGTCCACGGCCATCCGCGAGGAGCTCGAGGCCCTGGACCCGAGCATCGCCAACCAGAGCCTCTCCGGTTCCGGTGTACTGACCGATGAGCCGACCGATGAGCCGACCGATGAGCCGACCGATGGAGGTCAGAAGTGA
- a CDS encoding cation acetate symporter, which produces MPTPVLTASAEGTNVGEPWLNILIFGLFVAITLIIVLRASKNTKTAADYYAGGRSFTGTQNGTAIAGDYLSAASFLGIVGAIAINGYDGFLYSIGFLVAWLVALLLVAELLRNTGKFTMADVLSFRLQQRPVRIAAALATLMVCLFYLLAQMAGAGALVSLLLGIDERLGQSVVIAIVGALMIVYVLVGGMKGTTWVQIIKACLLIAGAFIMTIWVLALFGFNFSALLGAAVELSPEGEAILDPGLQYGISEVTKLDFLSLGLALVLGTAGLPHVLMRFYTVPTAKEARKSVVWAIVLIGAFYLFTLVLGYGAGALIGPERIENAPGGVNSAAPLLAFELGGPLLLGLISAVAFATILAVVAGLTITAAASFAHDIYANVLAKGRTSPEKEVKIARRTVVVIGILAIIGGIGAQGQNVAFLVALAFAVAASANLPTILYSLFWKGFTTQGALWSMYGGLGAAILLIVFSPVMSGTETSMIVGADFAWFPLKNPGIVSIPLAFLLGFIGSKLDKRTENPEKQAEMEVRSLTGIGAEKAVDH; this is translated from the coding sequence CTGCCGACCCCCGTCCTGACGGCCAGCGCCGAGGGCACCAACGTCGGCGAGCCGTGGCTGAACATCCTGATCTTCGGCCTCTTCGTCGCGATCACCCTCATCATCGTCCTGCGGGCCTCCAAGAACACCAAGACCGCGGCCGACTACTACGCCGGCGGCCGGTCCTTCACCGGCACCCAGAACGGCACCGCGATCGCCGGCGACTACCTCTCGGCCGCGTCCTTCCTCGGCATCGTGGGAGCCATCGCCATCAACGGCTATGACGGCTTCCTCTACTCGATCGGTTTCCTCGTGGCGTGGCTCGTGGCCTTGCTTCTGGTGGCCGAACTGCTGCGCAACACCGGCAAGTTCACCATGGCGGACGTGCTGTCCTTCCGCCTCCAGCAACGGCCGGTCCGCATCGCGGCGGCGCTCGCCACCCTGATGGTCTGCCTCTTCTACCTGCTGGCCCAGATGGCCGGAGCCGGAGCGCTCGTCTCCCTGCTGCTGGGCATCGACGAGCGGCTGGGCCAGTCCGTGGTCATCGCTATCGTGGGCGCGCTGATGATCGTCTACGTGCTGGTGGGCGGCATGAAGGGCACCACGTGGGTCCAGATCATCAAGGCCTGCCTGCTGATCGCCGGTGCCTTCATCATGACCATCTGGGTCCTGGCCCTGTTCGGCTTCAACTTCTCCGCCCTGCTCGGTGCGGCCGTGGAGCTCAGCCCGGAGGGTGAGGCCATCCTCGACCCGGGCCTGCAGTACGGCATCAGCGAGGTCACCAAGCTCGACTTCCTGTCCCTGGGCCTGGCCCTCGTGCTCGGCACCGCCGGCCTGCCCCATGTGCTGATGCGCTTCTACACGGTGCCGACCGCCAAGGAGGCCCGCAAGTCCGTGGTCTGGGCCATCGTGCTGATCGGCGCCTTCTACCTGTTCACCCTGGTGCTGGGCTACGGCGCCGGCGCCCTCATCGGCCCGGAGCGGATCGAGAACGCGCCGGGCGGCGTCAACTCGGCGGCACCGCTGCTGGCGTTCGAACTCGGCGGACCGCTGTTGCTGGGTCTGATCTCGGCCGTTGCCTTCGCGACCATCCTGGCGGTGGTGGCCGGCCTGACGATCACTGCCGCCGCGTCGTTCGCGCACGACATCTACGCGAACGTCCTGGCCAAGGGCAGGACCAGTCCGGAGAAGGAGGTCAAGATCGCCCGCCGCACCGTGGTGGTCATCGGCATCCTGGCGATCATCGGCGGCATCGGCGCCCAGGGCCAGAACGTGGCCTTCCTGGTGGCACTCGCCTTCGCCGTCGCCGCGTCCGCCAACCTGCCCACCATCCTGTACTCGCTGTTCTGGAAGGGCTTCACCACCCAGGGCGCCCTGTGGTCGATGTACGGCGGCCTGGGTGCCGCGATCCTGCTGATCGTCTTCTCCCCGGTGATGTCCGGCACCGAGACGTCCATGATCGTCGGCGCGGACTTCGCCTGGTTCCCGCTGAAGAACCCCGGCATCGTCTCCATCCCACTCGCCTTCCTCCTCGGATTCATCGGCTCCAAGCTGGACAAGCGCACCGAGAACCCGGAGAAGCAGGCCGAGATGGAGGTGCGTTC